Part of the Tepiditoga spiralis genome, CTGATACAAATGAAGTTACTGGAGAAAATGTATCTATAACTTTGAAAATAAAAGATGAAGAAAAAAATAATACACAAGATACTAAATAAATTTATTAAATACCACTTAAAGGAGGAAAAATATGTTAGATATAAAATATGTTAGAAATAATTATGAAGAAATAAAAGATATTTTAATAAAAAGAAATGCTGATACTAAATTATTGGATGAATTAATACCTTTAGATGAAAAAAGAAGAAACTTATTGAAAAAAGTAGAAGTCTTAAGGGCTGAAAGAAATAACAACTCAAAGAAGGTTTCAAAATTAAAAAAAGAAGGAAAAAATGAAGAAGCAAATAAAATAATAGTAAATGGGAAAAAAATAGGAGAAGACATAAAAAAAATAGAAGAAGAAATGAAAGAAATAGATGAAAAGTATATGCAAAAATTATTATACATACCAAATATTTTCGAAAAAGATACACCAATTGGTAAAGATGATAATGATAATATAGAGCTTAGAAAGTGGGGAGAACCCAGAAAATTTAAGTTTGAACCAAAACCTCATTGGGATCTTGGCACAAACTTAAATTTAATAGATTTTGATAGAGCCGCTAAATTAAGTGGATCAAGATTTGCTGTTTTAAAAGGACAAATAGCAAAACTTGAAAGAGCATTGATAAACTTCATGTTGAACTTACACACAATTGAACACGGATATACAGAAGTACTTCCACCATTTATGGTTACAAGAGAAACAATAACTGCAACGGGTCAATTGCCAAAATTTGAAGAAGATTTATACAATACAAAACCGGATGATATGTTTTTAATACCAACAGCTGAAGTAACACTTGTTGGACTCAGAAGAAATGAAGTAATTGAAAATAAAGACTTACCTGCAAAATATGTAGCTTACACTCCTTGCTTTAGAAGAGAAGCTGGAAGTTACGGAAGAGATGTTAGAGGAATAATAAGACAACATCAATTTGATAAAGTTGAACTTGTATGGCATACAAAACCAGAAACATCTGAACAAGATTTAGAAACTTTAACTTCACAAGCTGAAAAGGTATTACAATTATTAAAATTACCTTATAGAGTAGTTAGATTGTGTAGTGGCGACTTAGGATTTTCTGCAATGAAAACATACGATATAGAAGTTTGGCTTCCAAGTTATAATTCATACAAAGAAATATCTTCTTGTTCAACAACAGGAGACTTTCAAGCGAGAAGAGCTAATATAAAGTTTAGAGACAAAGATAATAAATTAAAATATGTTCATACATTAAATGGCTCTGGTTTAGCAGTTGGAAGAACTCTTGTTGCAATAATGGAAAATTATCAACTTGAAGATGGTAGAATAGAAGTTCCAGAAGTATTAAGACCATTTATGGGAATGGATGTTATAGGCTGATGCCAAATGCTTTTTATGGAAAATTAAAGAACAATAGTATTTATTTAGATAAAAATGAAACTTCTCATTTAAAGATCGTAAGAAAAAACATTGGAGATACAATAGATGTTTTTACTGGAGACGGAAATATTTATAATTGTATTATTGAAAGTATTAAAAAAAAGGAAAGTATCTTAAGTATAATAAATACTATAAAATTTAAGAAAGAATTTAATCCTAATATAAATTTATATGTTGGAATGAGTAAATGGGAAAAAATGCGTGAAATTATAGAAAAAGCTGTAGAATTAAGAGTAAATTCAATAAATATTTTTAAAGGTAAAAAATCTCAATTGAGCTATAAAAATATTGAAAAATTTAAAAAAATAATAATAGAAGCTTGTAAACAGAGTTACTTACCACTTTTTCCAAACTTAAATTTTATTGAATTTCAAGAAATTCCAATAATCGACTCTATTGTATTTGATTTTAATAATACTTATGACTTTAAAAGTGAAATAAAAAAAATTAATAAAAGTATTAATCTTATATTTGGACCAGATATGGGATTTTCAAATGAAGAAAAACAGTTTTTTTCTGAAAAAAACTTTAAAATAACAAATCTTGGAAATACTGTTTTTAGAATAGAAACAGCAGTTACTTATGTTTTAAGTACTATAAACTATGAATTTAATAGATTAAACCCAATAAAATGACGAATTTATTCGTCATTTTATTTATTTTTATATTAAATTTGGACAAATTATCTTTAAAATAGTATAATACTTTAGAATGATTATTTTAAAACTTATTCTTTTATTCTTTGCTACTCGTTTTTTTAGGAAAAAAAGTCTTTATATGGAAATATAAACTGTAAGGAGGTTTAAAATGGCTGAAAAGAAAAAAGGTGGAATTAAAACTATAATAATATTTTTTATAATAGGTCTTGTTGTTGCAGTTGCATTACTTTTTGTAGGATACATATCATTTGAATTCAATAGATTATCTTATATGAACCTTAATTTAAAATCTGATTGGAGAAGTTATTTAGCTTATTTAACTAAAGATATTCCTTATGTAAATAAAATGGTAAAATACGAATATCTTAAAGTTGGAGATCCAATATTATTGCAAACAAAACTAATAGAAGAAAAACAAAAAGCTATTGAAGATGAAAAAAAGAAACTCGAAGCTCAAAAAAAAGAAATGCAAAAGTTACTTGAAAAAATTACTAAAGATTCAAGTGATTTAATTTTAAAAAAAGAAGAAGTTCAAAAATTAAGTTCTGAATATGAAAAAAAAATAAATGATTATAACAATTACAACAATAGAGTAAAAAAAATTGCAGAATGGCTATCCTCATCAACTCCTTCAAAAATAATTAAAGCATTACAGCAAAGTCAAGTAAAAATAGATTTAATAGTTGATGCATTGTATATTTTACAACCAAGCATAGTTGGAGAACTTTTAGATGCGATGTCTGAAGTTAATCCAGATAAAGCAGCACAAATAATCTCTAAACTAGGAGAAAAAGGAAGTGGAAGTAGTGGAAACTAGCTTATTAATAAAAAATATTCCTATTCCAAAAGAAAATATTAAAGCTATTAAAAATAATGAAAAAAAAGATGATTTTAATAAAGTTTTAAATAAAACAAAATCTAACAAAAAAATTGTAAACCATCATATTCCTAAAAAAAATAAACCTTACGAAGAAGATGCCATAAAAACACCTGTTTTATTAAAAAAAATTATTATTCCTAAAAAATCAAAAATTACTTTAATAGATGAAGAATCTAAAAACATTCTTAAAACAACAAAAAAACAAAATAAAAATGGTACTATTACTTCAATAACAAAAGAAATAAATGAAATTTTAAAAGCTATCAATGATACTCTTAATTTAAAAATAACAAAAAAATCTATGATCAAAAAATTAAAAAAATTATTTCCAAACAAAGATATTTCTTTAAAAAAAATCGTTGAAAAAAATGGTTCAATATCAAATTTAATAGAAGTTTCAGATAAAAATAAAAAAATATTAATTCCTATCAATAAAAAAGAAAACTTAAAAAATATTGAAAAAAAATTTATATTAATAAAACATCTTCCAATAGCTAAATCTAAAAATAATAAAAAAATAAGTCCAACAAACAATATTTTAACTAACACTAAAAAACTTAAAAATAATAATTTAAAAGAAAAAACTTCAATAAAAGAAGTAAAAGATAAATTTAAAATAAAAAATAATTCAGAAAAAAACACAATTTACTTTGTAATACCAAAAGACTTAACTCAAAATAATTCATTAAATAAAGCCTTAAATATAGATATTTCAAAAGGAAAAAATATTCCAAATAATTTTATCACTAACAAAAAAATACAAATACAAAAAAATACAAATTTAAAAAAAATATTTTTAAAAATTTCTAAAAATACTAACTTTAATAAACAAAAAAAATTAAAAAACGAAACTACTTTAAACTTTATTAAAAATGATTTATTAAAAAACAATAGTTTTAATTCAAGTATTTTAACCTTGAAAAATTACAAATTTAAATCTTTAGAAACTCCAAAAAGATCTATAGAAAAAGATTTAAAAACAAACAATTTAAAAATTGATACTTTAAATTTTAACAATTCAAATATTAATAAAAAAAATATTAAACTTTCAAACCTCAATAATGTAAACTCACACAATAAGAAAATATCATCTAACGAAAATATAAAAATAAAAAAAATGCCTTTGAGCATTAACAAATTTAAAATAAAACATGAAATACCTCAAATTAACCTTAATTTAAGTAAATCTAATAATAAAATATCTAATGAAAATATTAAAATTTTACCAAAACAACCTATTCAAAACATACCTCTTGAAAAATTTAATACAAAAGTAGAAGAAGTATTAAATAAAAATATAACTCAAAACATGCTAAAAGAAAGTATTTCAATGAAAATAACTCCACCAGAAATTGGAAAAATAAATGTTGAAATAATAAAAAATGGAAAAGCAGT contains:
- the serS gene encoding serine--tRNA ligase; translated protein: MLDIKYVRNNYEEIKDILIKRNADTKLLDELIPLDEKRRNLLKKVEVLRAERNNNSKKVSKLKKEGKNEEANKIIVNGKKIGEDIKKIEEEMKEIDEKYMQKLLYIPNIFEKDTPIGKDDNDNIELRKWGEPRKFKFEPKPHWDLGTNLNLIDFDRAAKLSGSRFAVLKGQIAKLERALINFMLNLHTIEHGYTEVLPPFMVTRETITATGQLPKFEEDLYNTKPDDMFLIPTAEVTLVGLRRNEVIENKDLPAKYVAYTPCFRREAGSYGRDVRGIIRQHQFDKVELVWHTKPETSEQDLETLTSQAEKVLQLLKLPYRVVRLCSGDLGFSAMKTYDIEVWLPSYNSYKEISSCSTTGDFQARRANIKFRDKDNKLKYVHTLNGSGLAVGRTLVAIMENYQLEDGRIEVPEVLRPFMGMDVIG
- a CDS encoding 16S rRNA (uracil(1498)-N(3))-methyltransferase: MPNAFYGKLKNNSIYLDKNETSHLKIVRKNIGDTIDVFTGDGNIYNCIIESIKKKESILSIINTIKFKKEFNPNINLYVGMSKWEKMREIIEKAVELRVNSINIFKGKKSQLSYKNIEKFKKIIIEACKQSYLPLFPNLNFIEFQEIPIIDSIVFDFNNTYDFKSEIKKINKSINLIFGPDMGFSNEEKQFFSEKNFKITNLGNTVFRIETAVTYVLSTINYEFNRLNPIK
- a CDS encoding flagellar hook-length control protein FliK, translated to METSLLIKNIPIPKENIKAIKNNEKKDDFNKVLNKTKSNKKIVNHHIPKKNKPYEEDAIKTPVLLKKIIIPKKSKITLIDEESKNILKTTKKQNKNGTITSITKEINEILKAINDTLNLKITKKSMIKKLKKLFPNKDISLKKIVEKNGSISNLIEVSDKNKKILIPINKKENLKNIEKKFILIKHLPIAKSKNNKKISPTNNILTNTKKLKNNNLKEKTSIKEVKDKFKIKNNSEKNTIYFVIPKDLTQNNSLNKALNIDISKGKNIPNNFITNKKIQIQKNTNLKKIFLKISKNTNFNKQKKLKNETTLNFIKNDLLKNNSFNSSILTLKNYKFKSLETPKRSIEKDLKTNNLKIDTLNFNNSNINKKNIKLSNLNNVNSHNKKISSNENIKIKKMPLSINKFKIKHEIPQINLNLSKSNNKISNENIKILPKQPIQNIPLEKFNTKVEEVLNKNITQNMLKESISMKITPPEIGKINVEIIKNGKAVTINILTETENAKNTLSKTLHSLVGNLRDNGYNPVTVKVDSQQKEDLMQQEKDDQQNQQEQKKREEKEKTNTFESLLRGEENA